The Desulfovibrio desulfuricans DSM 642 genome includes a window with the following:
- the trsS gene encoding radical SAM (seleno)protein TrsS — protein sequence MTLRRTQSLCPVCLRRVEATYERSAKDALTVVLRKTCPDHGTFSVPVWQEAKPGEVATPPFTAWSRPKSPSYPANPHTPIREGCPFDCGLCPAHAQHTCTGLFEVTMRCDMACPVCYASAGSMSNQNSGATADVPLSVIAAQMDTLKGASGPCNVQISGGEPTMRHDLPQIITLARQRGFGLVQINTNGLRLSREQGYAHALREAGLDSIYLQWDGVRESSFTSLRGRECLDFKRRAVRNCAEAGLGVVLVATLVRGVNDGELGDLLRMALELGPAVRGLHMQPAAFFGRYPWRLEEAPRLTLPEVMAALARQAPEIVSLSHLHPPGCENELCSFSAVYRRVQKNGVPSLEWLADAGQSCCSPAPQSAGAEVPPPAEDGARKAKQFVALHWKGGTGCGESACACGGASGSDADSAGNNASADGFSRFLAQAGAEQRFTLSAMAFQDALSLDLDRVRGCCIHVVRPDGRMIPFCLHNLTASDGTRLYGDA from the coding sequence ATGACCCTGCGCCGCACCCAGAGCCTCTGCCCCGTATGCCTGCGCCGGGTAGAGGCGACCTATGAACGCTCGGCAAAGGATGCACTCACTGTCGTACTGCGCAAAACCTGCCCGGATCATGGCACGTTCAGCGTCCCCGTATGGCAGGAAGCCAAGCCAGGAGAGGTTGCTACGCCGCCCTTTACAGCATGGTCACGGCCCAAAAGCCCCTCCTACCCGGCCAATCCGCACACGCCAATCCGCGAGGGCTGCCCCTTTGACTGCGGCCTTTGTCCTGCTCACGCCCAGCATACCTGCACCGGTCTGTTTGAAGTGACCATGCGGTGCGACATGGCCTGCCCTGTGTGCTATGCCTCTGCTGGTTCTATGTCGAATCAAAATTCTGGAGCGACGGCTGACGTGCCGCTGAGCGTGATTGCCGCGCAAATGGACACCCTCAAGGGAGCGTCCGGCCCCTGCAACGTGCAGATATCCGGCGGGGAGCCGACCATGCGCCATGACCTGCCGCAGATCATCACGCTTGCGCGGCAACGCGGTTTTGGGCTGGTGCAGATCAATACCAACGGGCTGCGTCTGTCGCGTGAGCAGGGCTATGCCCATGCGCTGCGCGAGGCCGGGCTTGATTCCATCTACCTGCAATGGGACGGCGTGCGCGAAAGCAGTTTTACAAGCCTGCGGGGTAGGGAATGCCTCGATTTCAAGCGCCGTGCCGTGCGCAACTGCGCAGAGGCCGGGCTTGGCGTGGTGCTGGTGGCGACCCTTGTGCGCGGCGTCAATGATGGTGAACTGGGCGATCTGCTGCGCATGGCGCTGGAGCTTGGCCCCGCGGTGCGGGGTTTGCACATGCAGCCAGCCGCCTTTTTTGGGCGTTACCCCTGGCGGCTGGAGGAAGCCCCGCGCCTGACCCTGCCCGAAGTCATGGCAGCGCTTGCCCGGCAGGCACCGGAAATAGTCAGCCTCAGTCACCTGCACCCGCCGGGATGCGAAAACGAGCTGTGTTCCTTTAGTGCCGTGTATCGCCGGGTGCAGAAGAACGGCGTACCTTCGCTGGAATGGCTGGCCGATGCGGGGCAGTCGTGCTGTTCACCTGCGCCGCAGTCCGCTGGCGCGGAAGTGCCTCCGCCCGCTGAGGACGGGGCGCGTAAGGCCAAGCAGTTTGTGGCCCTGCACTGGAAGGGCGGCACCGGCTGTGGGGAATCTGCCTGTGCCTGCGGGGGAGCCTCTGGCTCTGACGCTGACAGCGCAGGCAACAATGCCAGTGCGGATGGCTTCAGCCGGTTTCTTGCCCAGGCCGGGGCAGAGCAGCGCTTCACGCTTTCGGCCATGGCCTTTCAGGATGCCCTGAGCCTCGACCTTGACCGCGTGCGCGGCTGCTGCATCCATGTGGTGCGGCCAGACGGGCGCATGATTCCGTTCTGCCTGCACAACCTCACTGCCAGCGATGGCACGCGCCTGTATGGTGATGCCTAG
- a CDS encoding DVU_1555 family C-GCAxxG-C-C protein: MNPMMMELLPLVHQGYCCSQLLLLLMLQAQDRQNPGVVRAAQGLCHGIGQSDGPCGLLTGGACALALVAGKGAEDEIPHPMLTPLLNDYATWFYDRTEAYGGQRCGQIAAGLGATSGAAGEQPNPVACGDLLAECWGKIMELVQSYELDLTEKA; the protein is encoded by the coding sequence ATGAATCCCATGATGATGGAATTGCTGCCCCTGGTGCATCAGGGCTATTGTTGCAGCCAGTTGCTGCTCCTGCTCATGTTGCAGGCTCAGGACAGGCAGAACCCCGGTGTTGTGCGCGCCGCGCAAGGCCTGTGTCACGGCATCGGTCAATCGGACGGTCCCTGTGGTCTCTTGACCGGCGGGGCCTGCGCCCTGGCTCTGGTTGCGGGTAAAGGAGCGGAAGATGAAATTCCGCATCCCATGCTCACCCCCCTGCTCAATGATTACGCCACGTGGTTTTATGACCGCACGGAAGCTTACGGCGGTCAGCGTTGCGGGCAGATTGCGGCTGGGCTTGGCGCGACTTCCGGCGCTGCGGGCGAGCAGCCAAATCCTGTGGCCTGCGGCGACTTGCTGGCAGAATGCTGGGGAAAAATTATGGAACTGGTTCAGAGTTACGAGCTGGATCTGACGGAAAAGGCATGA
- the trsM gene encoding DVU_1556 family methyltransferase, with translation MNALWERPDFRRAAGDAWRPGGVELTRRALAWCASAGLLAPGGLVLDFGSGAGATLRLLTQMGYRAVGLDKHAEAGISVDASPSVNAPHSDDCRLVRADLERPPLAANSCDCIVCECVLSLLHNPLATLRAACSALRPGGLLVVSDLMLRPGYERPASGGCSGTGSSRSGCSCSGHASGLQSGAPQYSPLETETAQALPAEYAAPGSSCLAGARPESAWRGLVEAAGLRLLHFEDNSRALVELAARMIWYGDDATRPVANYGSQGCACGGAAPGKAWRAYGYGLWIARKETL, from the coding sequence ATGAACGCACTGTGGGAAAGGCCCGACTTTCGCCGCGCGGCTGGTGACGCATGGCGTCCCGGCGGCGTGGAACTGACGCGCCGCGCCCTGGCGTGGTGCGCCTCTGCGGGCCTGCTCGCGCCCGGTGGGCTGGTTCTTGACTTTGGCAGCGGGGCAGGGGCGACATTGCGCCTGCTTACGCAGATGGGCTACCGCGCCGTGGGGCTGGACAAACACGCTGAGGCCGGGATTTCTGTCGATGCCAGCCCCTCAGTCAACGCGCCACATAGTGATGATTGCCGCCTTGTGCGGGCCGACCTTGAGCGCCCGCCGCTGGCCGCAAACTCCTGCGACTGCATAGTGTGCGAGTGCGTTCTTTCTCTGCTGCACAATCCTCTTGCAACCTTGCGCGCCGCCTGCAGCGCTCTGCGCCCCGGCGGTCTGCTGGTGGTCAGCGACCTCATGCTGCGGCCAGGGTATGAACGCCCCGCCAGCGGTGGCTGCTCTGGTACAGGCTCTTCCCGCTCAGGTTGTTCCTGTTCCGGGCATGCAAGCGGATTGCAGTCAGGTGCGCCCCAATACAGCCCGCTGGAAACAGAAACGGCTCAGGCCCTTCCGGCAGAATACGCTGCGCCGGGTTCATCGTGCCTCGCGGGTGCGCGGCCTGAATCAGCGTGGCGGGGGCTTGTGGAAGCGGCTGGCTTGCGCCTGCTGCATTTTGAGGACAACAGCCGCGCTCTGGTGGAGCTGGCCGCCCGCATGATCTGGTACGGCGATGATGCAACCCGGCCCGTGGCGAATTACGGCAGCCAGGGCTGCGCATGCGGGGGCGCTGCCCCCGGCAAAGCTTGGCGCGCCTACGGATACGGTCTTTGGATTGCCCGAAAGGAGACGCTATGA
- a CDS encoding DVU_1557 family redox protein produces MSMGPNYGPDGGQWVCGRCHVALEQVKVPVFYLNSAFDVFLPRCPKCGLTQVPKSLAEGKMLEVEALLEDK; encoded by the coding sequence ATGAGCATGGGGCCAAACTACGGGCCGGACGGCGGCCAGTGGGTGTGCGGGCGTTGCCACGTTGCCCTTGAGCAGGTGAAGGTTCCGGTTTTTTATCTCAACAGCGCCTTTGACGTGTTTTTGCCGCGGTGCCCCAAGTGCGGGCTGACGCAGGTGCCCAAATCTTTGGCCGAAGGCAAGATGCTTGAGGTGGAAGCACTGCTGGAAGATAAATGA